In Paludisphaera rhizosphaerae, a single window of DNA contains:
- a CDS encoding efflux RND transporter periplasmic adaptor subunit, translating to MRHPIGLVLILLSGLGPLGCSKPPAAVVASAPAEVLVSFPVEREVAEYADFTGRLEAVRSVEVRARVGGHLDRVHFQDGDEVKEGDLLFEIDPRPYEFALERAEGTAAQAEARLERLEVDQRRTSNLLSRGASNREEYDHVFADLKEAKASLNVARADRDLAKLNVGFARVAAPFAGRLSRRLVDPGNLVEANTTPLTTIVSLDRMYVYFDIDERTVLTIRSLIRDGRAQSRTGGSTLPILAGLANEEGFPHRGSIDFSDNRLNPRTGTLRVRGTIANPVIEGRGIRMLSPGLFARVRLPFGTPHRALLVTERAVDTDQGQKILYVVDAKDQVAVRPVRLGAVHDGLREVESGLTPGERVVVVGLQQIRPGAVVAPKVVEMPALSVEKDSLPAAAAGGIASVD from the coding sequence ATGCGTCACCCGATCGGACTGGTCCTGATCCTACTCTCGGGCCTCGGGCCCCTCGGTTGCTCGAAGCCGCCAGCGGCCGTCGTGGCATCGGCCCCGGCCGAGGTGCTAGTGAGCTTCCCCGTCGAGCGAGAGGTCGCCGAGTACGCTGACTTCACGGGTCGGCTCGAGGCGGTCCGCTCGGTCGAGGTCCGCGCCCGGGTTGGCGGCCACCTGGATCGGGTCCACTTCCAGGACGGCGACGAGGTGAAGGAGGGCGACCTCCTCTTCGAGATCGACCCCCGCCCCTATGAATTCGCACTCGAGCGTGCTGAAGGCACCGCGGCCCAGGCGGAGGCGCGGCTGGAACGGCTGGAGGTCGACCAGAGGCGGACCTCCAACCTCCTTAGCCGGGGAGCGAGCAACCGCGAGGAGTACGACCACGTCTTCGCGGACCTCAAGGAGGCCAAGGCCTCCCTGAACGTGGCCCGGGCCGACCGCGACCTTGCCAAGCTCAACGTGGGATTCGCGCGGGTCGCCGCGCCGTTCGCGGGGCGGCTCAGCCGCAGGCTCGTCGACCCGGGGAACCTGGTGGAGGCCAATACGACGCCGCTCACGACCATCGTGTCGCTCGACCGGATGTACGTCTATTTCGACATCGACGAGCGGACGGTCCTGACCATCCGCTCGCTCATCCGCGACGGCCGGGCGCAGTCCCGCACCGGTGGGTCCACGCTGCCGATCCTGGCCGGCCTGGCCAACGAAGAGGGATTCCCCCACCGCGGCTCCATCGACTTCAGCGACAACCGGCTCAACCCCAGGACGGGCACGCTCCGCGTCCGCGGGACGATCGCGAACCCGGTCATCGAAGGTCGGGGCATTCGGATGCTCTCCCCCGGGCTGTTCGCCCGCGTCCGGCTCCCCTTCGGAACGCCCCACCGGGCCCTGCTCGTCACGGAGCGGGCCGTCGACACTGACCAGGGCCAGAAGATTCTCTACGTGGTGGACGCCAAGGACCAAGTCGCCGTTCGTCCCGTCCGCCTGGGAGCCGTCCACGACGGGCTTCGCGAGGTGGAGTCGGGATTAACCCCCGGCGAGCGGGTGGTCGTCGTCGGCCTTCAGCAGATAAGGCCGGGCGCGGTCGTCGCCCCGAAGGTCGTCGAGATGCCGGCCCTGTCGGTCGAGAAGGACTCCCTTCCCGCGGCCGCCGCGGGCGGGATCGCCAGCGTCGACTGA
- a CDS encoding efflux RND transporter permease subunit, producing MLARFFIDRPVLAWVISIVIVLMGGIAVGLLPIAQYPNVTPPTVRVEATYAGASAQVVADTVAAPIEQEINGVEGMLYMSSQSGNDGSYILDVTFELGTDINMAQVLVQNRASIALPKVPAEVRAVGVTVKKRSPDILLVVNLYSDDDKSTGKPVYDQLYLSNYATINLQDQLRRISGVGDVFSFGGQEYSMRVWLDPNRLASRNLTAGDVVRVLREQNIQVAAGQIGRPPVPVGQDFQYTLRTLGRLVEAEQFADIILATGDDGEVTRLRDVGRTELRARAEDQSLFLDGKPSVGLAIFQLPGSNALDVADLVKARMHDLEGRFPAGLKYAIAYDTTPFIRESVGEVVNTLRDAVILVALVVLLFLQDWKALLLPVIDVGVSLVGTFAVMMILGFSLNNLTLFGLVLAIGIVVDDAIVVLENIERWLEKGLPVREATIGAMNEITGPILAITLVLSSVFLPSAFLGGITGQFFRQFALTISASMIISAINAMTMTPARAASIFAGRTIGHGGGHGAHGGDGKEVLPWWSFALLGGYISIKFLTPLAAAWMGISDGHGEGHAAVAGLKDSLISLATNAVLFIPGAVVGGLVGRLVIRPTNWILGKFCRGFNWIFDRATDAYGRVVGWSIRLAVMVLLVYGGLIGLTGYGFTRVPSGFIPNQDKGRLVANVQLPDSASLERTYDVMDRAAAIARDTPGVAHTIANPGRSFILNAISSNLGSMFIPLEPFHDRRSPDLTSDAIAAKLRERFRREIPEAKINVFGAPAVDGLGSAGGFKLMVEATGDVNFAALQAQADNLAAQGGRQPGLVGLLNGFRSSTPQLYADVDRTKVRTMGIGIADVFETLQVYLGGYYVNDFNRFGRTWQVNIQADAPFRATADDARQFKVRNADGDMAPLGAVVDFRDSYGPVTVTRYNMFPAATISGASLPGTSTGEVVRMMEAVADKELPRSMTYEWTELSLLQKQAGKIESFRDLRQNPFSAFVLGAVLVFFVLAGLYESWSLPLAVILVVPMCLLSALAGVAMAGMDVNIFVQVGFVVLVGLACKNSILIVEFARDRQAEGVPRSAAALEAAKVRLRPIIMTSLAFIFGVYPLVVAEGAGAEMRRTLGTAVFAGMIGVTLFGIFLTPVFYVVVRWFSDRGEASHVDASDLLHIEPARITDPPSHSDGDEEASHGELVSLPSQDRD from the coding sequence ATGCTCGCGCGCTTCTTCATCGATCGTCCGGTCCTGGCCTGGGTCATCTCCATCGTCATCGTGCTCATGGGCGGGATCGCCGTGGGCTTGCTTCCGATCGCCCAGTACCCGAATGTGACCCCGCCCACGGTCCGCGTCGAGGCCACCTACGCCGGGGCCAGCGCCCAGGTCGTGGCCGATACGGTGGCGGCGCCGATCGAGCAGGAGATCAACGGCGTCGAGGGAATGCTCTACATGTCGTCGCAGAGCGGCAACGACGGCTCCTACATCCTCGACGTTACGTTCGAACTCGGCACCGACATCAACATGGCCCAGGTCCTGGTGCAGAACCGGGCTAGCATCGCCCTGCCGAAGGTCCCCGCCGAGGTCAGGGCCGTGGGCGTGACGGTCAAGAAGCGGTCGCCTGACATCCTGCTGGTCGTCAACCTGTACTCCGACGACGACAAGTCGACGGGAAAGCCCGTCTACGACCAGCTCTACCTGAGCAACTACGCGACCATCAACCTGCAGGACCAGCTGCGGCGGATCTCGGGCGTTGGCGACGTCTTCTCTTTCGGCGGCCAGGAATACAGCATGCGGGTCTGGCTGGACCCGAACCGGCTGGCCTCGCGCAACCTGACCGCGGGCGACGTGGTGAGGGTCCTCCGCGAGCAGAACATCCAGGTCGCCGCCGGGCAGATCGGACGACCGCCGGTCCCGGTCGGCCAGGATTTCCAGTACACCCTGCGCACGCTCGGCCGGTTGGTCGAGGCCGAGCAATTCGCCGACATCATCCTCGCCACGGGCGACGACGGCGAGGTCACCCGCCTGAGGGACGTCGGCCGCACCGAACTCCGCGCCCGGGCCGAGGACCAGAGCCTGTTCCTCGACGGCAAACCCTCGGTGGGGCTGGCGATCTTCCAGCTCCCCGGCTCGAACGCCCTCGACGTGGCCGACCTGGTCAAGGCCCGCATGCACGATCTGGAGGGTCGCTTTCCCGCCGGGCTCAAATACGCCATCGCGTATGACACGACGCCGTTCATCCGAGAGTCGGTGGGCGAGGTCGTCAACACCCTACGCGACGCCGTGATCCTGGTCGCCCTGGTCGTGCTGCTCTTCCTGCAGGACTGGAAGGCGTTGCTCCTGCCGGTCATTGATGTGGGCGTGTCGCTGGTGGGCACCTTCGCGGTGATGATGATCCTGGGCTTCTCGCTCAACAACCTGACGCTGTTCGGCCTGGTTCTGGCCATCGGCATCGTGGTCGACGACGCGATCGTCGTGCTCGAGAACATCGAGCGCTGGCTGGAGAAGGGCCTGCCGGTGCGCGAGGCTACCATCGGCGCCATGAACGAGATCACCGGGCCGATCCTCGCCATCACGCTGGTCCTCAGCTCGGTGTTCCTTCCGAGCGCCTTCCTGGGGGGCATCACCGGGCAGTTCTTCCGCCAGTTCGCCCTGACGATCTCGGCGTCGATGATCATCTCGGCCATCAACGCCATGACGATGACCCCCGCCCGGGCCGCCTCGATCTTCGCCGGCCGCACGATCGGCCACGGCGGGGGTCACGGGGCGCACGGCGGCGACGGCAAGGAGGTGCTCCCCTGGTGGAGCTTCGCCCTGCTGGGCGGCTACATCTCCATCAAGTTCCTCACCCCGCTTGCCGCCGCCTGGATGGGCATCTCCGACGGGCATGGAGAAGGCCATGCCGCGGTGGCGGGCCTGAAGGATTCGCTGATCTCGCTGGCGACGAACGCGGTGCTCTTCATCCCCGGCGCCGTCGTGGGGGGCCTCGTGGGCCGGCTCGTCATCCGGCCCACGAACTGGATCCTGGGTAAGTTCTGCCGCGGCTTCAACTGGATCTTCGACCGCGCGACCGACGCCTATGGCCGCGTCGTGGGCTGGTCCATCCGCCTGGCGGTCATGGTGCTGCTCGTCTACGGCGGCCTGATCGGCCTGACGGGCTACGGCTTTACTCGGGTGCCCTCGGGGTTCATCCCCAACCAGGACAAGGGCCGCCTAGTGGCCAACGTCCAGTTGCCCGACTCGGCGTCGCTCGAGCGCACGTACGACGTGATGGACCGGGCCGCGGCGATCGCTCGCGACACGCCGGGGGTTGCCCACACGATCGCCAACCCGGGTCGGTCGTTCATCCTCAACGCCATCAGCTCGAATCTGGGCTCGATGTTCATACCGCTCGAGCCGTTCCACGACCGCCGGTCGCCCGACCTCACCTCCGACGCGATCGCGGCCAAGCTCCGCGAGCGGTTCCGCCGCGAGATCCCCGAGGCCAAGATCAACGTCTTCGGCGCGCCGGCCGTTGACGGGCTGGGGAGCGCGGGCGGCTTCAAGCTCATGGTGGAGGCCACCGGCGACGTCAACTTCGCCGCGCTCCAGGCCCAGGCCGACAACCTGGCGGCCCAGGGCGGCCGCCAGCCGGGGCTCGTGGGGCTGCTCAACGGCTTCCGCTCGAGCACGCCCCAACTCTACGCGGACGTGGACCGGACCAAGGTCCGCACGATGGGCATCGGCATCGCCGACGTTTTCGAGACGCTCCAGGTCTACCTCGGCGGCTACTACGTCAACGACTTCAATCGCTTCGGCCGCACCTGGCAGGTCAATATCCAGGCTGACGCCCCGTTCCGGGCCACCGCCGACGACGCCCGTCAGTTCAAGGTCCGCAACGCCGACGGCGACATGGCCCCGCTGGGCGCCGTGGTCGACTTCCGCGACTCCTACGGGCCGGTCACCGTGACCCGCTACAACATGTTCCCGGCGGCCACGATCTCCGGCGCGTCCCTGCCGGGGACGAGCACCGGCGAGGTGGTCCGGATGATGGAGGCCGTGGCGGACAAGGAACTGCCCCGGTCGATGACGTACGAGTGGACCGAGTTGAGCCTCCTGCAGAAGCAGGCCGGCAAGATCGAGAGCTTCCGCGACCTCCGCCAGAACCCCTTCAGCGCGTTCGTGCTGGGGGCGGTACTCGTGTTCTTCGTCCTGGCGGGGCTCTACGAAAGCTGGTCGCTCCCTCTGGCGGTGATCCTAGTGGTGCCGATGTGCCTGCTCAGCGCGCTCGCGGGCGTCGCCATGGCGGGCATGGATGTGAACATCTTCGTCCAGGTGGGATTCGTGGTGCTCGTGGGCCTGGCGTGCAAGAACTCCATCCTGATCGTCGAGTTCGCCCGAGACCGCCAGGCGGAGGGCGTCCCTCGCTCCGCCGCCGCGCTGGAGGCGGCCAAGGTGCGGCTCCGGCCGATCATCATGACGTCCCTGGCCTTCATCTTCGGCGTCTACCCGCTGGTGGTCGCCGAGGGGGCCGGGGCCGAGATGCGCAGGACGCTGGGCACGGCGGTCTTCGCCGGGATGATCGGCGTCACCCTCTTCGGCATCTTCCTGACGCCGGTCTTCTACGTCGTGGTCCGGTGGTTCAGCGACCGGGGCGAAGCCTCCCACGTGGACGCGAGCGACCTGCTCCACATCGAACCCGCCCGCATCACCGATCCTCCGTCGCACTCCGACGGAGATGAAGAGGCATCCCACGGAGAGCTTGTCTCCCTGCCCTCCCAGGATCGCGATTGA
- a CDS encoding NAD(P)-dependent alcohol dehydrogenase yields MYKSKAFAAGSPKDVLAGTIIPRRDATERDVQIEILFCGVCHSDLHTARDEWHDMMPTVYPCVPGHEIVGRVTKVGSSVKKFKAGDVVGVGCLVAADHECPNCKDGFEQFCPNASFTYNSPDKHGTAPVTYGGYSDSIVVDEGAVLRIPTNLDLASAAPLLCAGITTYSPLKRNQVGPGKKVGVVGLGGLGHMGVKFARAMDARVVVFSTSPSKREDALRLGADEVVVSKDASEMRKHAGSFDMILDCVSAEHDLNAYLGLLRRGGNMTLVGVPEKPTNLNAFALVYGNKSLAGSMIGGFAETQEMLDFCGDHGIVSDVEVIAIQQINQAYERMLKGDVKYRFSIDMASLKSD; encoded by the coding sequence ATGTACAAGTCCAAGGCCTTCGCCGCCGGGAGCCCCAAGGACGTGCTAGCCGGGACGATCATCCCGCGGCGCGACGCGACCGAGCGCGACGTCCAGATCGAGATCCTCTTCTGCGGCGTGTGCCACTCCGACCTCCACACGGCGCGGGACGAGTGGCACGACATGATGCCCACCGTCTACCCGTGCGTCCCCGGCCACGAGATCGTGGGAAGGGTGACGAAGGTCGGAAGTTCTGTCAAAAAGTTCAAGGCGGGCGACGTCGTCGGCGTCGGTTGTCTGGTCGCCGCCGACCACGAGTGCCCGAATTGCAAGGACGGCTTCGAGCAGTTCTGTCCAAACGCCAGCTTTACCTACAACAGCCCCGACAAGCACGGGACGGCCCCCGTCACCTACGGCGGCTACTCGGACAGCATCGTGGTGGACGAGGGAGCGGTCCTCCGCATCCCGACAAACCTCGACCTCGCTTCGGCGGCCCCGCTCCTTTGCGCGGGCATCACGACCTACTCCCCGCTCAAGCGGAATCAGGTCGGCCCCGGCAAGAAGGTCGGCGTCGTGGGCCTGGGAGGCCTTGGGCACATGGGCGTCAAGTTCGCCCGCGCGATGGATGCGCGCGTCGTCGTGTTCAGCACTTCCCCGTCCAAGCGAGAGGACGCCTTGAGACTTGGCGCCGACGAGGTGGTCGTCTCGAAAGACGCCTCGGAGATGAGGAAGCACGCCGGCTCGTTCGACATGATCCTCGACTGCGTGTCGGCCGAGCACGACTTGAATGCGTATCTCGGCCTCCTCCGCCGCGGCGGCAACATGACGCTCGTGGGCGTGCCCGAGAAGCCGACGAATCTGAACGCCTTCGCCCTCGTCTACGGCAACAAGTCGCTCGCGGGCTCGATGATCGGCGGGTTCGCCGAGACGCAGGAGATGCTCGACTTCTGCGGCGACCACGGCATCGTCTCCGACGTCGAGGTCATCGCCATCCAGCAGATCAACCAGGCCTACGAGCGGATGCTCAAGGGAGACGTCAAGTACCGCTTCTCGATCGACATGGCGTCGCTCAAGTCAGATTGA